The genomic stretch AAATTTCTTTACACTCCTGCCAAAACCAGTGCGCAAGAGAATTAAATAAAGCCCGGAAGCGCAGAAATTCCCTTTCTTATCTTTCCCGTCCCAAAAGAGTCCATAGTTTTCCAACTCTTCCTTTCCGGTATATCGCCCGGGTGGTATCTTCTTCCTTATCTCCTTCTCCATCACCAACTTTCCCCTAAGGTCATAAATCCGGATGTTCACAAAATAACTCAGATTCCGTAAAAGGATTGGAAAATAGACCTTCTCCTGTTTTCCCAAAATAAAAGGTTGGGGATAGATATCGCCAATCTCATCTTTCTCATAGGAAGGAAGGGTTGAAGGATAGACTTTTAATAAGGAATCAATATTGGGAATACCATAGCCAAAGATGGAATCGGGAGTATTCCGACTGGCAGTGGAAAATAAGGCATTTCTTAAACTGTCAACATTCCAATTGGGATGGGCTTCTAATGCCAAAGCACAGAGACCGGCAACCAAGGCGGTAGCCGCGGAAGTACCGGTTGAGTATTCATAATAGCCATCGGCATAGGGACAGGCAACAATCGCATCAACGGATAGGGCAACCAAATCCGGTTTTATCCGACCATCAACCGTTGGGCCGGTGCCGCTTCCCGACCAAGGGGTAGAATCCCTCTTTATCCCCCCAATCGTTAAGACACCTTCTGCATCACCCGGAGCAACGAGATAGGTTTTAGGCCAGGGATGGGTTAAAGAATCCCTTCCCCGATTGCCCATCGCGGTGACGATTACCAAACCCCGCTTGGCAGCGATACCTGCGGCAATTGAGGTGACCGCTGTTTTGCCATCAAAATCGCTATCGGTATACCAGCCCCGATAACCCAAGGAACTTGAGATGATATCCGCGCCGTTCGCCTCTGCCCATTCCAAACCCTTCACCCAATTATCTTCTTCAATTAGAAACTCGTAATTGATTCCGGTCTTGGTTGCCAGTTTCTCGGTCTTTGCCACAATCAATTGACAACCCGGAGCGACGCCAATCAGATTCCCTCTTGAATAACCGGCAATCAGAGAAGCCATCCTCGTTCCGTGGTGAGGTTGCTCCGCATAATCCTCACCCGGTTCGTAGTCGGTATCATCATCCCCTTTCTTTTGGTAAGAAATTAAAATATCGCCCTTATAATTTAAGATATTGGGTGAATAGAGAAAACCAGAAGTATCAATAGGCAAAACTGACCAATCTTCCCAATTAGAAGATTTACAAAATTCAATCTTTCCCTCTCGTTCCAAAAGGAGATAAAGGGTATCAGAATAAGAGAAGGAGAAATCACCTAACCAAGAAAGATTCTCTAAGATTATCTTCTCTTCCTCCCAATTTCCTAAAAGGTATTTCTTAAAAAGAAGAGATTGTAAAGGGATTGGTGAATATCTCTTGGCAAAGAGGAGAATTGTCTCCCCGAGAGCGTATCCTCTAATCTGAGAGCAGTTTTCAGAGAAAGGAGAAGTTCTTTCTGTAAAGGTATTACCATTATCTTCGGAATGGAAATAGTAGACCTTACCCGTTTTTAAGCCTAAGGCGAAGAGGTGAATATTAGAACCATTCGCCACACCAGTAAATTCCTTCACCTTTTCCGGAATAATACCTACTAATCTCGCATCCTGCCAAATGACGGAATCCGCTAAATTTTCACCGACCTTTATCTTAATTACCGAATCGGGATTGGTGAAGAAGAGGAATACCTTTTCGCCATTAGAGAGAATAAATGGCTTTCTTCCATTTTCTACACTCCGGACCGGTTTTAATATCCCATTTTCAAAATAACCAAAGAAGATATTAAGATTTCTCCTTTCGTCATAATCCGCTCCTTGCAGGGTAAAAAAGGTCCGGAGGTAATTGCCATAGGTAAGGCTTAGGTCGTGAAGGACAACATTGGGCAAATCAATCATCCCCGGAAGACTCCAACTATATCCATTGAAGAAGGAATAGAAGAGAGCCCTTTTCGGATAGTTGAGGTAAAGGGTATCGGCAATAAAGAGAAGGATGGGTAGCGTATCGCCGGTAGAAAGAAAGAGATAACCAATCTCCGGGTCTTCAATCTGCTTAAAGTTCTTTATCCGGGTCGTCTCGGGTAGAAAATCTCTGCTTCTTTTAGCAAAATAGAAATCGGAACCAGCCAAAAAGTCATGCTCCTTAAAGACCTTTAGATTTTCAACCGCACTGTGCACCGTTGTATCCTCTGGACCAGACCTTTTCCTTTTCAATCCGGTATCCAAAATCCCAATCTTCACATTGGAACCATAGATCCCCTTTTCGTGCGCCTTATTTATCCCGAGCATCGCAATCTGCTGATAGGACATCCCGTAGATGACACTATCATCTCCTAAGACCCTTTCTCCTTCCTGAATAGAGAATGTCTTCATCGCCACCGGTTTAATATCATAGACAAAGGGTAAAGAATAGATTTCGGGTAAGATTGATTTATCAATCTCAAAACTTGCCGCATTGAGCCAATTGGAGATATTCCTTAGTCTGCCACCCCGGGCGACAATCTCATTGATATATCCTTCAAAGACCGGTAGGTCAAAGAAGTTATAAGGTTCACCCATCCTTTGGAGTCTCTTTTCCAATACCTCAATTGGTAAATCACAAGAGAAATTTTCTAAAATCTTTTCGTATTCTCTCTCGGTCCGAAAACCTTTATCGGTGAAGAAGACCCAAACCAGATTATTAGGAATTTCGGGCAAAGAGCTCTTTATCGGCTCCCGGTAAAAAGGGAAGGCAAAGAGATAAAGAGGGAAAAGAAAAAAGATTTTCATCTTTTCTCCCTAAATCCTTGGGGTAAAAAGTCTTGACATTTGGGTAATGCCGCTCACAAGCATCGCAATGAGAAAGATAAGGCAGATGACGATGTTGATGATCCCCAAGATGAGACAGATTTTGCCAATCCTTTTGGCAGAGGGAGTCTTCCCAGCGTTTTGCAGGATGAGTCCAAAGATGATGCCGAATAAGGGATAGATTAAAGACATAATATAAAAGATGGTGACGGAGTATAAATAGATGACATCAATGAAGGCATTTATCCTTTCGGTATCAAACTTCTTCTCTTCCACAACCTTTTCCGTTTCGTTCATTTTATCTTATACCCCGCGCAGGAGTTGAACCTGCAACCCACGGATTAAGAATCCGTTGCTCTGCCAATTGAGCTAGCGGGGCAAATGCGCCCGGCGCGACTCGAACGCGCAGCCTACGGGTTCGAAGCCCGGCGCTCTCTCCAATTGAGCTACGGGCGCCAGGGTGAGTGACGGGATTTGAACCCGCAACCACTGGAGCCACAGTCCAGCGCTCTACCATTGAGCTACACTCACCACCTGCGCGCCTGGAGGGATTCGAACCCCCGGCCGTCGGATTAGAAATCCGATGCTCTATCCAACTGAGCTACAGGCGCATCGGGGAGACTGGATTTGAACCAGCGACCCCCGCGTCCCAAGCGCGGTGCGCTATCCGGGCTGCGCTACTCCCCGTTTCTTTATCATAACCAATTCTTCTCTTGTGTCAAGGAGTCCCTAAAATAGAAATTAGGGACAAAAACTATCTCGCAATCACTAACTTCTTCTCTTCTTGGAAATCCTTTCCTTTGATCCGGAAAAGATAGACCCCCGCCGGTAGTTCTTTTAACCGAAAACAACCATCCTTTCTTCTTTCTGAATATACCAATTTCCCAAAGTGATTATAAACTCTTAGTTCTACCATCTCTCCTTTTGCCAGACAATTGACCTCTATCCCATCTCTACTCGGATTGGGCAGAAAAGACAATTGTCCTCTCCCCTTCTTAATACCCTCTCGAATATCGGTTCCTCCGGTCCATTTCACCACTGCTCGGATATTCCAATTACGGTCGGTCCAAAAAGGTGGGTCGGTCAATTGGTGCCAGAGGGTTTCTAAGGTCGGGATAGAAATAAATCCGCCCCGGGTTGGTACAATTGGTCCTAAGTCAAGGGTTAGGGGATAATAGTTTGCCGAATGCCAGACGGTAATTGTTGTCCAGAAGTCCCTGCCCGCAGGAACGATAACCGGTCGGGGAAGATTGGCGCGCTTCCAGACATATTGCCCACCACTATTGGTGCGAAAGGAATCAATGATTGGTCCGGGTTGCAATTCGGTCCTTTGGTCTCTAATATAAACAATCGCTAAGTCTGCGGGGTCGGTGAGATAGAATAATACCGCCAGGATGATTAAACTCTCCGGCGCGGTAAACCGAACCCCACCGGCATAACAGTAAGTTCCTCTAATGTTAACTCCCCGGTCGGGCTCCGCATCATAATGAAGGGTCTCTTCATCTTCGGAAAAGTCATTCGGCCCGAGAAGATATTCATCCGGAGTGAGGAAAGAAATTGGTAAAGAGTAAGACGAACTGAGATGCAAAACCTTCTCTTTTTCCACTCCCTGGGCATTGAAAACCAACCCCAAGAGAAAGAAAAGGGTGATTAAATTTCTTATCATATCTCCCCCCTTCTATTCCATTCTTCCGCCACTTGCTCGGAAGTCTTTCACCTCAGGTATTTTAGTAAACTCATAAAAAATCTGCTCGGTAAAAGAGTTTACCCGATTCCTTAAAAAACTTTCCCAATCAAATTTCTCGCCTTCTTTCCTTTCCTCTTTCCCTTCGCTGAGAATGATAAATGCTGCCCAATCGGTGATGATTAAAGGCGCCAACTCCCCGGGTTCTAAGGCATAGACAGCACCGGCAAATTCCGGTCCTTCGGTCTGCCGGCAGATTTGAAAAGAATTAAATTCCTTAGTCTGGTATTCTAAACTCTCCTCCTTTGCCACCTCTTCTAAGGAGCGTCTTAAAAGAACCTTATCGTAAACCTTCTGCGCATACTCTTCCAGTTTCTTTTTATCTTTCTCCCTCTTTACTCGAAACTCTATCACATTCTTCACTTGCTCAAAAGGTCGGTATTGAGCCTTCTCTAATTTTTCCAGATGGAAGATGTAATATTCATTTTCCCAGCCCCTTAATGGTTGGGAAACTGAGCCGGGTTTAGAGTTAAAGGCAAACCATTCCAATTGGCTGGGACTGGCTAATCTGGGCCAGGAAAGCCCCCTTCCCTTAACTAAGGGGGGTAAAGGAATGGGAAAGAGGCCATAACTTTTGGCTACGGTATCAAAACCATCAACCCCTGCCTTTTCAATAAAGGTGCGCATTGAATCGTAAATCGCTGCCAAGGTAGAAGAAGAGAGTTTAATTCGGGATGTAATCCTCTTTATCTTTACACTATCCTTTTCCACCTGTTCTACCTTAATAATTTGATAAGTATCACCCCGCTGGAAGATATTGGAAAACTTATTGACCGGAACCCCTTTAATTATTCTTGTCAGATTGGTATCAATCTGGGAAAATTTGAGCCAGAAGGAGAATGTATCCTGTGGATTATCACCGAAATCCATTACCGTTAAGACAAAATCCTCCCCACCCTGCAGTTGCCGGTAGGCATCTTCAATCGCCTTTTTTGCCTCTTCGGAATCTGCCGGTGAGATTCTTACCGGGAAGACCAAACATTTCAGAGTGGCAGAAGGTTTAATCTCAAAATCCTTTTTATTTTTCTCATAATAATCCCTCAACTCCTTCTCAGTCGGTTTTTCCTCGGAAGAAGAAAATTTCTGGAGGCTGATTTTAATGTAGGAGACCCGGACCTTCTTATTATCTAAACTCGCCCTCTCTTCCACTTCGCCGCTCGTTACCCGAAAGGATGACTTGACATCAATCCGGAATTTCTCCTTCGGCAGAACTTCAAATAATTCCCGGGCATAAAGGGTAAAGTATTCCTGATTCTCTCGACTTTGCAGTAAAGCCAGATATTTTTGGTAATCAAAATTACCCGCGGAATCTCTCAATTCCGGTCTTTCCAATAATTCCTGAGGGGGATTTGCCTTCATTATCTCATAAATCTCTTGCCCGGTTACTGTGATCCCGGCTTTCTTTAAGACCTCTTCCCAGTTTTTTTCTTGGACCAGATACTGCCAGGTCTGATTTTCCAATGCCAACCTCTCCTCTTCGGAAATATCCTTAGCATTCTTTTCTCTTAGGGTTCGGTATAAAAGATAGTTATAGGCATTCTGGTATTCGGTGAAGGTAACTGGTTTCTTCCCCACATAACCCAAGATCCCTTTTTGTAAAGGCGAGCGACTGAATCTTCCCGCGCGCAATAGTTGCCAGACCTCAGAAAGTAAAAAACCACCGACAAAGGCAAAGGCGACAATAAACATTATCACCTTAACTCTCTTTCGTAATTTAGAAATCATAACCCATTTTATCCAATTTCTCCCAAAAGTCAACCCGCTATGGATTTAATCCATAAGGATTTTATAAAAGGCTTCCGCCCTAATTCCAAAGTAAAATAAAAATGTAAAAATTACGAAACCACAGATTCTCACGAGATTAAAAGAGAAAAATCTATGGTAATCTTGTGGTTAAAAAATGAATTATGATGGCAATTGACTTTGGCAAAAATTTATCTATAATAGATTTTTTATGAATAAGACATTAAGTGAGATTGAAGAGAAAAGCGGGCAAGTAATCTCCGCTTGTATCCAGTGCGGACGGTGTTCTGCCGCTTGTCCTTTAAGCAAATTTATGGACCTACCACCGCGCACTACTATTTTCTTTCTTCAAATTGGTGAAATAGAAAAAGTTTTTTCAACTCGCGGTTTCTGGTTTTGTGCCTCTTGTCTTTCCTGTGGCGTCCGTTGTCCCAAAGAGATTGACTACTATAAAATTGCCGATGCTTTGAGGCAGATCTATTTAATGAATAATAAAACCGAGCCCATCGTCTCTCCGGACAATCTTAATAAAGAGATTTTAGAAGAAGCACCCCAGCAGTTATTCATCTCCGCCTTTCGGAAATGGACGAAATAAGATTGAAAATTTGGGAGGAAAGGTATGCTTATCACTAAAATCTTTTTTAGCAAATTACCATCTTTTACTTTAACTTTTAGCCTCTTCGGTATTTGCTATACCATACCAACCGGTGTCTGGCTAATTCTAACCTTTTTAAGAAAATGGCGGAAAGGGAAAGAAGGAACTTGGCTTTATCTCTTACTTTTCGGGGCTACCCTTTTCGGCGTTATTGACCATCTCTGGAACGGTGAAGTCTTCCTCATCGGCGAAAACCCCTTAAAAGACATCGC from candidate division WOR-3 bacterium encodes the following:
- a CDS encoding 4Fe-4S dicluster domain-containing protein — encoded protein: MNKTLSEIEEKSGQVISACIQCGRCSAACPLSKFMDLPPRTTIFFLQIGEIEKVFSTRGFWFCASCLSCGVRCPKEIDYYKIADALRQIYLMNNKTEPIVSPDNLNKEILEEAPQQLFISAFRKWTK
- a CDS encoding peptidyl-prolyl cis-trans isomerase; this translates as MISKLRKRVKVIMFIVAFAFVGGFLLSEVWQLLRAGRFSRSPLQKGILGYVGKKPVTFTEYQNAYNYLLYRTLREKNAKDISEEERLALENQTWQYLVQEKNWEEVLKKAGITVTGQEIYEIMKANPPQELLERPELRDSAGNFDYQKYLALLQSRENQEYFTLYARELFEVLPKEKFRIDVKSSFRVTSGEVEERASLDNKKVRVSYIKISLQKFSSSEEKPTEKELRDYYEKNKKDFEIKPSATLKCLVFPVRISPADSEEAKKAIEDAYRQLQGGEDFVLTVMDFGDNPQDTFSFWLKFSQIDTNLTRIIKGVPVNKFSNIFQRGDTYQIIKVEQVEKDSVKIKRITSRIKLSSSTLAAIYDSMRTFIEKAGVDGFDTVAKSYGLFPIPLPPLVKGRGLSWPRLASPSQLEWFAFNSKPGSVSQPLRGWENEYYIFHLEKLEKAQYRPFEQVKNVIEFRVKREKDKKKLEEYAQKVYDKVLLRRSLEEVAKEESLEYQTKEFNSFQICRQTEGPEFAGAVYALEPGELAPLIITDWAAFIILSEGKEERKEGEKFDWESFLRNRVNSFTEQIFYEFTKIPEVKDFRASGGRME
- a CDS encoding T9SS type A sorting domain-containing protein, whose product is MIRNLITLFFLLGLVFNAQGVEKEKVLHLSSSYSLPISFLTPDEYLLGPNDFSEDEETLHYDAEPDRGVNIRGTYCYAGGVRFTAPESLIILAVLFYLTDPADLAIVYIRDQRTELQPGPIIDSFRTNSGGQYVWKRANLPRPVIVPAGRDFWTTITVWHSANYYPLTLDLGPIVPTRGGFISIPTLETLWHQLTDPPFWTDRNWNIRAVVKWTGGTDIREGIKKGRGQLSFLPNPSRDGIEVNCLAKGEMVELRVYNHFGKLVYSERRKDGCFRLKELPAGVYLFRIKGKDFQEEKKLVIAR
- a CDS encoding S8 family serine peptidase — its product is MKIFFLFPLYLFAFPFYREPIKSSLPEIPNNLVWVFFTDKGFRTEREYEKILENFSCDLPIEVLEKRLQRMGEPYNFFDLPVFEGYINEIVARGGRLRNISNWLNAASFEIDKSILPEIYSLPFVYDIKPVAMKTFSIQEGERVLGDDSVIYGMSYQQIAMLGINKAHEKGIYGSNVKIGILDTGLKRKRSGPEDTTVHSAVENLKVFKEHDFLAGSDFYFAKRSRDFLPETTRIKNFKQIEDPEIGYLFLSTGDTLPILLFIADTLYLNYPKRALFYSFFNGYSWSLPGMIDLPNVVLHDLSLTYGNYLRTFFTLQGADYDERRNLNIFFGYFENGILKPVRSVENGRKPFILSNGEKVFLFFTNPDSVIKIKVGENLADSVIWQDARLVGIIPEKVKEFTGVANGSNIHLFALGLKTGKVYYFHSEDNGNTFTERTSPFSENCSQIRGYALGETILLFAKRYSPIPLQSLLFKKYLLGNWEEEKIILENLSWLGDFSFSYSDTLYLLLEREGKIEFCKSSNWEDWSVLPIDTSGFLYSPNILNYKGDILISYQKKGDDDTDYEPGEDYAEQPHHGTRMASLIAGYSRGNLIGVAPGCQLIVAKTEKLATKTGINYEFLIEEDNWVKGLEWAEANGADIISSSLGYRGWYTDSDFDGKTAVTSIAAGIAAKRGLVIVTAMGNRGRDSLTHPWPKTYLVAPGDAEGVLTIGGIKRDSTPWSGSGTGPTVDGRIKPDLVALSVDAIVACPYADGYYEYSTGTSAATALVAGLCALALEAHPNWNVDSLRNALFSTASRNTPDSIFGYGIPNIDSLLKVYPSTLPSYEKDEIGDIYPQPFILGKQEKVYFPILLRNLSYFVNIRIYDLRGKLVMEKEIRKKIPPGRYTGKEELENYGLFWDGKDKKGNFCASGLYLILLRTGFGRSVKKFVLLR